One segment of Comamonas thiooxydans DNA contains the following:
- a CDS encoding phage tail length tape measure family protein produces MSDTDRRKVQIEASLDATGVREGAVDAVAAAKGMAAGVEAAGQKAAQGLKPLETQPQQAAVAMSRAEKNMVGSIQRATVAMQSGGKAGSEYYEILAKQRGISGDVLKPYIDQLRQAEAAQKRLSQSGQYVMSDRAHSAAMRGVPAQLQDIIVSLQGGQNAMTVFLQQGSQLMSMFGGAGEAAKALGGYVLGMVNPLTLAAAAAGVLAYGLYSGAKEAHAFLVVLQKTGNQAGTSVQQLVDMSAAMDDVAGITQAKAAEALVTFAANAGVGAERLQRYTTTAIEWERATRQSVEEVSKDFKKLGEDPVKAVLELNKQMDFLTSATFEQIKSLQEVGRETDAARVAQDAYDSAIAGATSTITANLGSVEKAWIAIRNVGAEVIDMIKSLGRQEGMHAVVERLQKEVNDYQERGPTNSVTESTGSYAKGLKTRQKRLDKAREMLGLSESANTYVQGSREREQALINLSAEASKHYDKQTQKRLELAAAEKKYGEAAKTSAEAQKQYDTVIAGINKKFEEKEKKGGSTVPASRRLDLSEIQQQMRDELATIDQQQRAVELRRQAGLISEQDFYSRKRELIVQANGTEQKALQAQIDRLEQEKVKGKEALEVRKQLVDVRGRLSVKVMEGENKLAAVDQDAAMAMERQKAALESLTKTHQRYIEQLDKQQERTIAAAWMGDKERGRAQGKWQIEDRYLAEQRRLEDRQMFTPGLSVEQRQQIERRLQELQVEKDREIQVYDQTYQQLDLLQERWQLGASVAWQNFADSAANTARQTADVWTTALNGVAENLANLVVNGKASLGDLLRTLAMMEARTAFSKGIVSLGGAVRSVLGFDDGGYTGDGGKLEPAGIVHKGEFVINAENTKRLGLSMLNRLNGKPQGYSDGGLVGGQAFGAGAGLVGSSAGTVIIDVDVNVQSSGQAQVSATAAGNSESSMAQLGKIVGYAVRERIAQEMRPGGLLWSQRNGRA; encoded by the coding sequence ATGAGCGATACCGACCGCCGTAAAGTCCAGATTGAGGCCTCGCTGGACGCCACAGGCGTGCGCGAGGGTGCCGTTGACGCTGTGGCGGCAGCCAAGGGCATGGCCGCAGGCGTGGAGGCTGCAGGCCAAAAGGCTGCACAGGGTCTCAAGCCCCTGGAGACACAGCCGCAGCAGGCTGCAGTCGCCATGTCTCGGGCCGAGAAAAACATGGTCGGCAGCATCCAGCGCGCCACGGTGGCCATGCAGTCGGGCGGCAAGGCCGGCTCGGAGTATTACGAGATTCTGGCCAAGCAGCGCGGTATCTCGGGTGATGTGCTCAAGCCCTATATCGACCAGTTGCGCCAGGCCGAGGCGGCGCAAAAGCGCCTGAGCCAGTCCGGCCAATATGTCATGAGTGACCGCGCTCACTCTGCTGCGATGCGTGGTGTTCCTGCGCAGCTCCAAGACATCATCGTGTCGCTGCAGGGCGGGCAGAACGCCATGACGGTATTTCTGCAGCAGGGCTCTCAGCTGATGTCCATGTTTGGTGGGGCGGGTGAGGCAGCCAAGGCACTGGGCGGCTATGTGCTGGGGATGGTGAACCCGTTAACGCTTGCGGCCGCAGCAGCTGGCGTACTGGCGTACGGCCTGTACTCAGGCGCCAAAGAAGCCCATGCATTCCTGGTCGTTCTGCAAAAGACTGGCAACCAGGCCGGCACCAGCGTCCAGCAGCTGGTGGACATGTCCGCTGCCATGGATGACGTGGCAGGCATTACCCAGGCCAAAGCGGCAGAGGCCCTGGTTACGTTTGCAGCGAATGCTGGCGTTGGTGCTGAACGCCTGCAGCGCTACACCACGACAGCGATTGAGTGGGAGCGTGCCACCAGGCAATCCGTGGAGGAGGTGTCCAAGGACTTCAAGAAGTTGGGCGAAGACCCCGTCAAGGCGGTGCTTGAGCTGAACAAGCAAATGGACTTCCTGACGTCGGCAACCTTTGAGCAGATCAAGTCGTTGCAGGAAGTGGGGCGTGAGACGGATGCAGCCCGCGTGGCCCAGGACGCCTACGATTCGGCCATTGCCGGCGCTACCAGCACGATCACCGCCAACTTGGGGTCGGTCGAAAAGGCCTGGATTGCCATTAGGAATGTGGGTGCCGAGGTGATCGACATGATCAAGTCTCTCGGGCGCCAGGAGGGCATGCATGCTGTGGTGGAGCGGCTGCAGAAGGAGGTCAATGACTACCAGGAGCGTGGCCCGACCAACTCTGTGACCGAGAGCACGGGCAGCTATGCCAAGGGCCTCAAGACTCGTCAGAAAAGGCTCGACAAGGCGCGCGAGATGTTGGGTCTCTCCGAGTCGGCCAACACTTATGTGCAAGGTTCTCGTGAACGTGAGCAGGCACTTATTAATCTGAGCGCAGAAGCCAGCAAGCACTATGACAAGCAGACTCAGAAGCGCTTGGAGTTGGCTGCTGCTGAGAAGAAATATGGAGAGGCCGCCAAGACCAGCGCAGAGGCCCAGAAGCAATATGACACTGTCATTGCCGGCATCAATAAGAAGTTTGAGGAGAAAGAGAAGAAGGGTGGCAGCACGGTGCCTGCTTCCCGCCGCCTTGACCTTTCAGAGATCCAGCAGCAAATGCGTGATGAGCTGGCGACCATTGACCAGCAGCAGCGCGCTGTGGAGTTACGCCGGCAGGCCGGATTGATTAGCGAGCAGGATTTCTACAGCCGCAAGCGCGAGCTGATTGTTCAAGCCAACGGGACAGAACAAAAGGCCCTGCAGGCTCAGATTGATCGGTTGGAGCAGGAGAAAGTAAAGGGGAAGGAGGCCTTAGAGGTCCGCAAGCAATTGGTTGATGTGAGGGGACGCCTCAGCGTCAAGGTGATGGAGGGCGAGAACAAGTTGGCCGCAGTCGATCAGGATGCTGCCATGGCGATGGAGCGCCAGAAGGCCGCGCTTGAATCGCTGACAAAGACCCATCAGCGCTACATCGAGCAACTCGATAAGCAGCAAGAGCGCACCATCGCTGCAGCCTGGATGGGGGATAAGGAGCGCGGGCGCGCACAGGGTAAATGGCAGATCGAGGACCGGTATCTGGCAGAACAGCGCCGACTCGAAGACCGGCAAATGTTTACCCCTGGTCTAAGTGTTGAGCAGCGACAACAGATTGAGCGCCGGCTACAGGAACTCCAGGTCGAGAAGGATCGGGAGATCCAGGTGTATGACCAAACCTATCAGCAGTTAGACCTGCTGCAGGAGCGGTGGCAACTGGGTGCAAGTGTCGCCTGGCAAAACTTCGCGGACAGCGCTGCGAACACAGCGCGCCAAACCGCAGATGTATGGACTACTGCGCTGAACGGTGTTGCCGAAAACTTGGCGAACCTGGTGGTGAATGGGAAGGCGTCACTTGGCGACCTGCTCCGGACGCTGGCAATGATGGAGGCACGCACCGCCTTCAGCAAGGGCATCGTGTCGTTGGGTGGGGCGGTGCGCAGCGTGCTAGGCTTCGATGACGGTGGCTATACCGGCGATGGTGGAAAGCTGGAGCCGGCGGGCATCGTCCACAAGGGCGAGTTCGTGATCAATGCCGAGAACACCAAGCGCCTCGGCCTAAGCATGCTCAACCGCCTCAATGGAAAACCCCAGGGCTATTCAGACGGAGGCCTGGTGGGAGGGCAAGCCTTTGGTGCTGGCGCAGGTCTGGTGGGTTCCTCTGCGGGGACTGTGATCATCGACGTGGATGTCAATGTCCAGTCTTCTGGACAGGCCCAGGTGTCGGCCACAGCTGCAGGTAATTCGGAATCCTCCATGGCGCAGCTGGGCAAGATCGTCGGCTATGCCGTGCGCGAGCGCATTGCTCAGGAAATGCGACCAGGGGGCCTGCTTTGGTCGCAGCGAAATGGGAGGGCCTAA
- a CDS encoding phage tail assembly chaperone, producing MSEQIARQIVLGQRPKGIVHSLKVTMPDGTEGLLPVTFRYRDRVEFGAFLDGIFAVEPPAFDPAAGQPSTQQQRGVVQINGQYIHGCLLEWGLDAPFTLDNCIQLASELPAAAQAVMNTYKQLCMEGRLGN from the coding sequence ATGAGCGAGCAGATTGCACGCCAGATCGTGCTGGGCCAGCGGCCCAAGGGCATCGTCCATTCCCTCAAGGTCACCATGCCGGATGGCACCGAGGGTCTGCTGCCCGTGACCTTCCGATACCGCGATCGCGTGGAATTCGGTGCATTCCTCGACGGCATCTTTGCTGTAGAGCCTCCGGCGTTTGATCCCGCTGCAGGTCAGCCCTCTACGCAGCAGCAGCGAGGCGTAGTGCAGATCAACGGTCAGTACATCCACGGGTGCTTACTTGAATGGGGGCTGGATGCACCGTTCACCCTGGACAACTGCATCCAGCTGGCAAGCGAACTGCCAGCAGCGGCCCAGGCCGTGATGAACACCTACAAGCAGCTGTGCATGGAGGGCCGCTTGGGAAACTGA
- a CDS encoding DUF1799 domain-containing protein, translated as MQLPDAQYLKEWGLPVSQYADMFSVQVWPENWTAWCLFDALQTQWRVGAGGVVGLDYGVLADELRAREIPHEDHDRLRAEVRVMEAAALQEIYAEAEK; from the coding sequence ATGCAGCTCCCGGATGCCCAGTACCTCAAGGAATGGGGGCTGCCGGTGAGCCAGTACGCCGACATGTTCAGTGTCCAGGTCTGGCCCGAAAACTGGACTGCCTGGTGCCTGTTCGATGCCCTGCAGACGCAGTGGCGCGTCGGCGCCGGCGGCGTGGTGGGGCTGGACTACGGCGTGCTGGCCGATGAACTTCGCGCCCGCGAAATCCCCCATGAAGACCACGACCGGCTGCGCGCCGAGGTGCGGGTCATGGAGGCTGCCGCACTTCAAGAAATCTATGCTGAGGCTGAAAAATGA
- a CDS encoding phage tail tube protein encodes MRKVPLPDGAKLNLYTAALTALAAGAMSNAAHAVVTVTNTLQARAVVVITSEDYPELEGRVARVKAATPDSVTLDGVDTSDLTNFPMGGEVSLIPLVADEWQRLPYVPSFALSGGELKTGSSSYLDVEGEQEFSQGRSARRLEYTNSWKQDGAARAALKASDGMESVHRLDFKDGSASYYVGELAYDDTPSTEKGAEMTTKSTVLLRGAPTTLPKAA; translated from the coding sequence ATGCGCAAAGTTCCTCTGCCCGATGGGGCAAAACTCAATCTGTACACCGCCGCTCTTACCGCCTTGGCTGCTGGTGCAATGTCCAATGCCGCACATGCGGTGGTGACCGTGACCAATACATTGCAGGCTAGGGCTGTAGTCGTCATCACCAGCGAGGACTACCCGGAGCTGGAGGGGCGCGTGGCCCGGGTGAAGGCCGCGACGCCCGACAGCGTGACTCTGGACGGCGTTGATACCAGCGATCTCACAAATTTTCCGATGGGTGGAGAGGTATCGCTGATCCCTCTGGTTGCCGACGAATGGCAGCGCTTGCCTTACGTGCCCAGTTTCGCGCTGAGCGGTGGTGAGCTCAAGACTGGCAGCAGCAGCTATCTCGATGTTGAAGGCGAGCAGGAGTTCAGCCAGGGCCGTTCGGCGCGACGCCTGGAATACACCAACAGCTGGAAACAGGATGGTGCGGCTCGTGCTGCTTTGAAGGCGTCTGACGGCATGGAGTCTGTGCATCGTCTGGACTTCAAGGACGGCTCCGCTAGCTACTACGTGGGCGAGCTGGCCTATGACGACACACCGAGCACCGAGAAGGGGGCCGAGATGACTACAAAGTCCACGGTGCTGTTGCGTGGCGCTCCGACCACTCTGCCTAAGGCTGCTTGA
- a CDS encoding tail assembly protein, whose protein sequence is MTYTDDQPLRTVRLYGRLGAQYGRMHRLAVASCAEAVQALAVLLPGFEREMMTSQSRGVGYACFLGKRNLSEDRLCDPAGGDDIRIAPVVQGAKRGGLFQVVLGAALFFAAPYIAPVVGNMAGALGFDAINALVATSSALSGMGAAMMLGGVAQLLSPQQRGLSAKDGPENGASYNFNGPVNTTAQGNPVPLLYGELIIGSATVSAGIYSQDQQ, encoded by the coding sequence ATGACCTACACCGACGACCAACCGCTGCGCACAGTGCGGCTCTATGGCCGCCTGGGCGCTCAGTACGGGCGCATGCACCGCTTGGCTGTTGCCAGCTGCGCCGAGGCCGTGCAGGCCCTGGCCGTGCTACTGCCCGGCTTTGAGCGCGAAATGATGACCAGCCAGAGCCGTGGCGTGGGCTATGCCTGCTTTCTGGGAAAGCGCAATCTGTCCGAAGACCGGCTGTGCGATCCCGCCGGCGGCGATGACATTCGCATCGCTCCTGTGGTGCAGGGTGCAAAGCGCGGTGGTCTGTTTCAGGTGGTGCTAGGCGCAGCCCTGTTTTTCGCGGCGCCGTACATCGCGCCCGTGGTGGGCAATATGGCCGGCGCTTTGGGCTTTGATGCCATCAATGCTCTGGTTGCCACCAGCAGCGCGCTGTCGGGTATGGGCGCTGCAATGATGCTGGGCGGCGTGGCCCAACTGCTGAGCCCGCAACAACGTGGCCTGAGCGCCAAGGACGGCCCGGAAAACGGCGCCTCCTACAACTTCAATGGGCCGGTGAACACCACCGCCCAGGGCAACCCCGTGCCGCTGCTGTACGGCGAATTGATTATTGGCTCGGCGACTGTCAGCGCGGGCATTTACTCCCAAGACCAACAATGA
- a CDS encoding phage tail protein, translating into MPEIFGWRPLSEPKGTVSHRTLRAQFGDGYAQVAGDGINPRKQSWPLEFRGRAGQIKPIRDFLDRHAGARSFTWTPPLGDPGHYLAGDYQITPHGGRGPLKSYTLSVTFTEFNRP; encoded by the coding sequence ATGCCTGAGATCTTTGGATGGCGGCCGTTGTCTGAGCCGAAAGGGACGGTATCGCATCGGACTTTGCGAGCGCAATTTGGTGATGGATACGCTCAGGTAGCGGGGGATGGCATCAACCCCCGTAAACAGTCGTGGCCGTTGGAGTTTCGCGGTCGTGCTGGGCAGATCAAGCCGATCAGAGATTTTCTCGATCGACATGCGGGTGCGCGGTCTTTTACCTGGACACCTCCCCTTGGAGATCCTGGTCACTACCTGGCTGGCGACTATCAGATAACCCCTCATGGGGGTAGAGGGCCACTCAAGAGCTACACGCTGTCGGTGACTTTTACCGAGTTCAACCGGCCATAG
- a CDS encoding DUF3168 domain-containing protein, translated as MDEALHAAIAAVIPSCYGTVAPANAQTPYVIWQRFGGDTSEYLDNEDSQVDAADVQIRIFSQDVLEPKRLMPQLVSALRQHPELTIRPVGSFRDDFDHDMNLFSADQDVSVSY; from the coding sequence ATGGACGAAGCTCTACACGCAGCCATTGCGGCCGTAATCCCGAGTTGCTACGGCACTGTGGCCCCTGCCAACGCGCAAACGCCTTATGTGATCTGGCAGCGCTTTGGTGGCGATACCAGCGAATACCTGGACAACGAGGATTCTCAGGTGGACGCCGCCGATGTGCAGATTCGGATTTTCAGCCAAGATGTTCTGGAGCCGAAGCGGCTGATGCCGCAACTGGTGAGCGCGCTCCGTCAGCACCCAGAACTGACCATTCGGCCAGTCGGAAGTTTCCGCGATGACTTCGACCACGATATGAATCTGTTTTCGGCAGACCAGGATGTGAGCGTCAGCTACTGA
- a CDS encoding C40 family peptidase codes for MLHKKTMSAIQAHALAEYPRECCGLIVAVGRREEYRPCTNLEASTGQFRMSAEAWAEAEDAGQVLAVVHSHPDAPATPSEADRAACEASGVPWVIVSVREGAVDDVHQLAPCGWRAPLLGRQFFHGVLDCYTLIRDWYGREAGIELPDFERADDWWNNGQDLYMQQFGLAGFELIPEGDAIQAGDVVLMAVRSPVANHAGIYLDQRPLVEAPDLHPVPNAMLHHLYGRLSERVVYGGYWQETTRAVIRHKDFKA; via the coding sequence ATGCTGCACAAGAAAACCATGTCGGCCATTCAGGCCCATGCCCTGGCCGAGTACCCGCGCGAATGCTGCGGTCTGATCGTGGCAGTGGGCCGGCGCGAGGAATACCGGCCATGCACGAACCTCGAAGCCAGTACAGGGCAGTTCCGCATGAGCGCCGAGGCCTGGGCCGAAGCCGAGGATGCCGGTCAGGTGCTGGCGGTGGTGCATAGCCACCCCGACGCCCCGGCAACGCCCAGCGAGGCCGACAGGGCCGCATGCGAGGCCTCGGGCGTGCCCTGGGTGATCGTGAGCGTGCGCGAGGGCGCTGTGGACGATGTGCATCAGCTCGCTCCCTGCGGCTGGCGTGCGCCGCTGCTGGGCCGCCAGTTTTTCCATGGCGTGCTGGACTGCTACACGCTGATCCGTGATTGGTACGGCCGGGAGGCTGGCATTGAGTTGCCTGACTTCGAGCGCGCTGATGACTGGTGGAACAACGGCCAGGACTTGTACATGCAGCAATTCGGCCTGGCCGGCTTCGAGCTCATCCCCGAGGGTGACGCCATCCAGGCCGGTGATGTGGTGCTGATGGCGGTGCGCTCACCGGTGGCCAACCATGCCGGCATCTATCTGGACCAGCGCCCCCTAGTCGAGGCGCCCGACCTGCACCCGGTACCGAACGCCATGCTGCATCACCTCTATGGGCGCTTGTCTGAGCGTGTGGTGTACGGCGGTTACTGGCAAGAGACCACGCGCGCAGTGATTCGACACAAGGACTTCAAGGCATGA
- a CDS encoding HK97 gp10 family phage protein gives MARGASSLIAAVDLSGLESLFDDLGDAAEEAARPAAQAAAQVFYDTAKINVARIKKLSGNLGKAIYQAFSPENSGQGVAEYHISWNAKTAPHGHLLENGFWQRYQVVMTRKGWVTLARPESAGKKKPRRRASQAEKDAYYLPRPGGPVYIPGKAFMRGSLRAEPAAVLASADVLWQALERVK, from the coding sequence ATGGCTAGGGGGGCAAGCTCCCTGATTGCCGCAGTCGATCTTTCAGGCCTCGAATCGCTCTTTGATGATCTGGGAGATGCAGCCGAAGAGGCGGCGCGGCCTGCGGCACAGGCTGCCGCCCAGGTGTTCTACGACACAGCCAAGATCAACGTCGCCAGAATCAAGAAGCTCTCGGGGAACCTGGGCAAGGCTATTTATCAGGCGTTCTCACCTGAGAACAGCGGTCAGGGCGTTGCTGAATATCACATCAGCTGGAATGCCAAGACCGCGCCGCACGGCCATCTGCTGGAGAACGGCTTTTGGCAGCGCTACCAGGTGGTGATGACCAGAAAGGGCTGGGTGACACTGGCACGGCCGGAGAGCGCCGGCAAGAAGAAGCCGCGGCGCAGAGCCAGTCAGGCCGAGAAGGATGCGTACTACCTACCCCGTCCGGGTGGGCCGGTCTACATCCCGGGCAAGGCTTTCATGCGCGGCTCGCTGCGCGCGGAGCCTGCGGCAGTGCTGGCCTCTGCTGACGTGCTTTGGCAAGCCTTGGAAAGGGTGAAGTGA
- a CDS encoding phage minor tail protein L, producing MITADIQGLTPGDRVYLFELDATQIGGEHLRFHGYPQAGPIWWQGNEYGPWAIEAEGFARTGVGTQPAPTLRVGNIGQDEQGNPLPGVISALCLALGDLVGARVIRRSTLSKYLDAANFPGGNPTADPLEELPPEIWLIEAKTAEDKETVEFELRSALDFDGEQLPARQIQASICGWLSIGGYRGPYCAYTGSAMFDRDGNPVADPTQDKCGGRVSDCKKRFGEWQPINFGGFPGADALRGY from the coding sequence ATGATTACAGCTGACATTCAAGGCCTTACCCCAGGCGACCGGGTCTACCTGTTCGAGCTGGACGCCACACAGATTGGCGGCGAGCATCTGCGCTTCCATGGCTACCCCCAGGCCGGTCCCATCTGGTGGCAGGGCAACGAGTACGGCCCCTGGGCCATCGAGGCCGAAGGCTTTGCGCGTACTGGGGTTGGTACCCAACCGGCACCGACCTTGCGCGTTGGCAACATTGGCCAGGACGAGCAGGGCAACCCGCTGCCGGGCGTCATCTCGGCGCTGTGCCTGGCGCTGGGCGACCTGGTGGGCGCGCGCGTCATCCGGCGCAGCACCCTGAGTAAGTACCTGGACGCAGCCAACTTTCCAGGCGGCAACCCGACAGCCGACCCGCTCGAGGAGCTGCCTCCGGAGATCTGGCTGATTGAAGCCAAAACGGCAGAGGACAAGGAAACCGTCGAATTCGAGTTGCGCTCGGCTCTCGACTTTGACGGCGAGCAACTGCCAGCACGCCAGATCCAGGCCAGCATCTGCGGCTGGCTTTCCATTGGTGGCTACCGAGGCCCGTACTGCGCTTACACCGGCTCGGCCATGTTTGACCGTGACGGCAATCCTGTCGCAGATCCCACGCAGGACAAATGCGGTGGCCGTGTGAGCGACTGCAAAAAGCGCTTTGGCGAGTGGCAGCCCATCAACTTCGGCGGCTTCCCTGGCGCCGATGCTCTGCGGGGGTATTGA